A region of Carassius gibelio isolate Cgi1373 ecotype wild population from Czech Republic chromosome B11, carGib1.2-hapl.c, whole genome shotgun sequence DNA encodes the following proteins:
- the dynlrb1 gene encoding dynein light chain roadblock-type 1 isoform X2, protein MAEVEETIKRIQSQKGVQGIIIVNAEGIPIKSTLDNSSTVQYAGNVHQLLMKARGMVRDIDPQNDLTFLRVRSKKNEIMIAPDKDYFLIVIQNPTE, encoded by the exons ATG GCTGAGGTGGAAGAGACGATCAAAAGGATTCAGAGTCAGAAAGGAGTACAAGGAATCATCATTGTTAATGCAGAAG GCATCCCCATCAAAAGCACTCTTGACAACTCGAGCACAGTTCAGTATGCTGGTAATGTCCACCAGCTGCTCATGAAAGCTCGGGGAATGGTGAGGGACATTGACCCTCAAAATGATCTCACCTTTCTCAGGGTTCGATCAAAGAAGAATGAGATCATGATTGCCCCAG ATAAAGACTATTTCCTGATCGTCATTCAAAATCCTACAGAGTAG